The proteins below are encoded in one region of Anaerosporomusa subterranea:
- the rfbF gene encoding glucose-1-phosphate cytidylyltransferase, with the protein MKVVILAGGFGTRISEESHLKPKPMIEIGDSPILWHILKSYSYFGFNDFIICCGYKGYAIKEYFADYYLHRSDITFDFSNNNEMTVHSNVAEPWRVTVVDTGLEAQTGARIKRIQKYVGNEAFMMTYGDGVSDVNINSLLSFHRSHGKLATLTAIQPGGRFGVLDIDEHQTINRFAEKAKEDGGWINAGFMVLEPQVFNFLDDSESLIFEREPLERLAADGNLAAYKHSGFWQCLDTLRDKGRLETMWNSGNAPWKVWEG; encoded by the coding sequence ATGAAAGTTGTAATTCTCGCTGGAGGTTTTGGTACACGCATCAGTGAAGAAAGCCATCTGAAACCAAAGCCGATGATTGAAATTGGTGATTCTCCCATTTTGTGGCATATCTTAAAGAGCTACAGCTACTTTGGCTTCAATGATTTTATCATTTGCTGCGGTTATAAAGGCTATGCGATCAAAGAATATTTTGCAGATTACTATTTACACCGCTCCGATATCACATTTGATTTTTCCAATAACAATGAAATGACTGTTCATAGCAATGTTGCGGAACCTTGGCGTGTTACGGTTGTGGATACAGGACTAGAAGCACAGACAGGTGCAAGGATCAAACGAATTCAGAAATATGTAGGCAATGAAGCTTTTATGATGACTTATGGAGATGGCGTTTCTGACGTTAATATTAATAGCCTTCTCAGTTTTCACAGAAGTCACGGGAAGCTTGCGACATTGACCGCAATACAGCCAGGAGGACGGTTTGGTGTTCTGGATATTGATGAGCACCAGACCATTAATCGGTTTGCCGAGAAGGCAAAGGAGGACGGCGGTTGGATTAACGCCGGGTTTATGGTGTTGGAGCCGCAAGTGTTTAATTTTCTGGATGATTCGGAGAGTCTGATATTTGAGCGTGAACCATTGGAAAGGTTGGCTGCAGACGGTAATTTGGCTGCGTACAAACATAGCGGATTCTGGCAATGCTTGGATACGCTCAGAGATAAAGGCCGGTTGGAAACCATGTGGAATTCCGGCAATGCGCCGTGGAAAGTTTGGGAAGGATAA
- a CDS encoding glycosyltransferase family 2 protein produces MTKSASPTDVATTIFNPVESVGDLMISVIMLTYNRENLVGRAIESILNQTFRDFEFIMVDNGSTDRSGAIADEYAAKDSRIRVLHCRCGNIGSGRNAGLDAAQGDYIAFVDDDDTCEPDFLEFLYKLAVENNAAVSICGTLSNSSDQRASTDIVEQMTVMNTQQAIITLMWRKLYNTGFPTKLIDSSLFRNIRFAETGKYDDISLMYKVLAGAKTVAYHGMPKYHVYRHAGNNSSVTTKDNLITAEYLDAYRKAYRERTHWLGARFPNQSDYWWYFYWSFQISMVNKIVTNKIKNCEIHLAEIRSELAENRSRFLNSSHILDFEKKWMEIYVKAR; encoded by the coding sequence TTGACAAAATCCGCTTCGCCAACGGATGTAGCTACAACGATATTTAACCCCGTAGAAAGTGTGGGAGACTTGATGATCTCAGTCATTATGCTGACCTATAACCGTGAGAATCTCGTCGGACGGGCGATTGAGAGCATACTCAATCAGACATTTCGCGACTTCGAGTTCATTATGGTGGACAACGGCTCGACTGACCGCTCCGGTGCGATTGCCGACGAATACGCCGCGAAGGATTCCCGCATCCGCGTCCTTCACTGCCGGTGCGGCAACATCGGCTCCGGACGCAACGCGGGACTTGATGCGGCACAAGGCGATTACATCGCTTTTGTTGATGACGACGATACCTGTGAGCCGGATTTTCTGGAATTTTTGTACAAGCTGGCGGTGGAAAACAACGCGGCGGTTTCTATCTGCGGAACTTTAAGCAACAGTTCCGATCAACGTGCTTCTACAGATATAGTGGAGCAAATGACTGTAATGAATACGCAACAAGCCATTATTACATTGATGTGGAGGAAACTTTATAACACTGGATTTCCCACCAAACTCATAGATAGCTCTCTGTTTCGAAATATCCGCTTTGCTGAAACGGGAAAATATGATGATATTTCTCTTATGTATAAGGTTCTAGCCGGAGCGAAAACTGTTGCTTACCATGGTATGCCTAAGTATCATGTCTATCGCCACGCCGGGAATAACTCATCAGTCACTACAAAGGACAACCTGATTACTGCGGAATATTTGGATGCGTATCGCAAGGCGTATCGAGAGCGTACACACTGGTTAGGTGCGCGTTTTCCCAATCAATCGGATTATTGGTGGTATTTTTACTGGTCTTTCCAGATTTCAATGGTAAATAAAATTGTTACAAACAAAATCAAGAATTGTGAGATTCATTTGGCAGAAATACGC